One window of Dermacentor andersoni chromosome 7, qqDerAnde1_hic_scaffold, whole genome shotgun sequence genomic DNA carries:
- the LOC126533614 gene encoding uncharacterized protein produces MPKRTGRTHSGGVVSYKTAVIFVLSMFVFRAADSRQCFYPEHVDQECVERIKSEKGLNGTAAGGFSGNQTLQDRVVLTGCYLELLPKERTCIDADFLGDFYICVYNYTVGMKEELKKLNVTSLESAKELGNAFMECLNGEAIPWPEDLWRGENNATEVMENPTFRVAGWPFY; encoded by the exons ATGCCGAAGCGCACAGGGCGAACACACAGCGGTGGCGTCGTGTCGTACAAGACAGCCGTTATCTTTGTGTTGTCGATGTTTGTATTCAGAGCCGCGGACTCTCGGCAGTGTTTTTACCCCG AACACGTCGACCAAGAGTGCGTCGAAAGAATAAAATCTGAGAAAGGCCTCAACGGTACCGCTGCGGGC GGATTCAGCGGCAACCAGACGCTGCAGGACCGCGTGGTCCTGACCGGTTGCTACCTAGAGCTGCTACCAAAAGAACGCACCTGCATCGACGCGGACTTC CTCGGAGATTTTTACATCTGCGTCTACAACTACACCGTCGGCATGAAAGAG GAACTGAAAAAGCTGAATGTGACCAGCCTAGAAAGCGCCAAGGAGCTCGGAAATGCATTCATG GAGTGCCTCAACGGAGAAGCGATTCCGTGGCCGGAGGACTTATGGCGCGG GGAGAACAACGCCACGGAGGTCATGGAGAACCCCACCTTTAGAGTAGCCGGTTGGCCGTTTTACTGA